The sequence TGCAGCTTTAGTATTGCTACTAGTATTTCCAACAACACTATCCATTGTATTGCTTTTAGGGTCAGTTTTATTTAATGTGATCTATTATCAGATAAAAAAAGAAACCTTACAACGTGAGTTGATTTGTATGGGCTACCTAGTTCAAACGGTTGTTTGTGCAAAGAAATTGGTGAAAATAAAAACTCCTTTTCAAGAAGAGTTAATGAAAAATCTACAACCACTTAGCTCAATGACTAAATTTGGTATTTCTTTCAGAATGAAGTCTAATAGTGAAGCTGAGATGATGTTTGACTACTTAGCAATGATTTTCATGTTGCCATTTATTTCGTATAATTTTGTTTTGAAAAAGTTATCAAATTATGAGATTCAGGCAAAAGAAATGTGGCGTCTACTTGGAGAATTAGAAGTTGCAGCGGCTGTTTTAAACTTTCGAACAGTAATGCCTGATACAAGCCAACCCATCTTTTCCGATGAAATCGTGGTAACTGGAACAGAAGTTTACCACCCCTTATTAGCGACACCTATGCCGAATGATGTGGATTGGAGGAAAAACACTCTTGTAACAGGTTCAAATGCTTCAGGCAAGTCAACTTACGTCAAAAGTGTCGCAATCAGTTGTATCCTTTCTGCAACGATTCACACGGCTTTAGCCACTGAGTTTCAATTACCATTTGGACATATCTTGACCTCAATGGCTGTTGAAGATAATATTTTTGAAGGAGACAGTTATTTTGTGGCAGAAACTAAGTCTGTTAAACGAGTGCTGGACTTTGCCGAAACGAGAGTTCCTTGTCTGTGTTTCATTGATGAAATATTAAAAGGAACAAATACGATTGAACGAATAGCCGCTTCATCTAGTATGATTCATTGGTTAAATCATTACCCATCGCTCGCTTTTGTAGCAACTCATGATATCGAGCTAACAGAAATTTTGAAAGAATCGTGCGAAAATGTTCATTTTGAAGAACAAGTAACGAAAGAACAGGGCGTGACTTTTGATTACCGCTTGAAACAAGGGCCTTCAACAACGAGAAATGCTATTCAACTTTTGCATGTACTGAATTATCCAGAAAGCGTCGTTGAACAGGCGAAAAGAGAAGCTGATTATTTTGATAACTATCGCACTTGGCAAACGTTAGAATAATCTTGAAGACATGGACAGCTATTAAGGCTGGTCGTGTCTTTTTTGCACGATCAAAAATAGGATAATCGAAATGTTTTTTTTGAAAAGAGAATCTTGATAAAATGAAGAAAATAAAAGGTTTGAGAGTTTCTTTAATAGATAAAGAGGAAGGAATGAATATTTCAAGAGTTTAGCAGATAAATAATTGACAATTGTAATTTATGAGAGTAGCATATGTCATTGTTTGTGGAAAAAATATAGTTTTTTTCTGAAAATAGGATAGAAAAAATCAGAGAAGGAGAGAGTAAAAAAGTGGACTATTTAAAACGATTGTTTATCGGAAAGCCCTTAAAATCTACTGAAAACGATGAGCATAAATTAAGTCGATTTGCAGCACTGGCGTTATTGTCATCTGATGCTTTGTCTTCGATTGCTTATGGTACTGAACAGATCGTTGTTGTACTTGTTACATTATCCGCTGCTGCCATATGGTATTCGTTACCGATCGCTGCTTTTGTTATTATTTTACTTATTTCATTAACGTTATCTTATCGGCAAATCATTCATGCGTATCCTCATGGCGGCGGTGCTTATGTTGTCAGTAGTGAAAATTTAGGAAAGAATGCAGGTTTAGTGGCTGGCGGATCACTACTAGTTGATTATATGCTGACAGTTGCTGTTTCTGTTTCTGCAGGATCTGAGGCAATAATTTCAGCAGTGCCTGCATTGTATGGGCATCAAGTAGCCATTTCAATCGTCATTGTTTTGTTGATTATGTTGATGAATCTGCGAGGTTTAAGAGAATCGGCTAGTTTTTTGATGTTTCCTGTGTATAGTTTTATAGCTGTAATCACCTTGTTGATTGCAACAGGTTTGTTTAAAATCATGACAGGAGTCGTGCCGTTGCATGCAACCGCCATACCTGGAACCGTTGTACCCGGCATTACGGTAGCCTTGATTTTACGAGCATTTTCTTCTGGTTCGTCTTCATTGACAGGGGTTGAAGCAATTAGTAATGCAGTGCCTTTTTTTAAAAAGCCTAGAGCAAAAAATGCGGCAGGTACGTTAACATTGATGGCGGCAATTTTAGGGTTTTTCTTTGTTGGGATTACATTCATAAATTATTGGTATGGAATTGTTCCTCAAACTGAAGTGACTGTGTTGGCTCAAATCGGAAAAGCAGTTTTTGGGCAAAATATACTTTATTATGTCTTGCAATTTACGACAGCACTAATTTTAGCTGTAGCCGCCAATACGGGATTTTCAGCCTTTCCAGTGCTAGCCTATAATTTAGCGAAAGATAAATTTATGCCGCATATGTATATGGACCGGGGGGATCGTTTAGGCTATTCAAATGGTATTTTGACCTTAGCTGCGGGTTCTGTTGTGTTACTATTGATTTTTCAAGGGTCAACTGAACGATTGATTCCGCTCTATTCAATTGGTGTATTTATTCCATTTGCACTATCTCAGACTGGGATGGTTATTAAGTGGCGGAAAGAGACTGAAAAATGGTTATCAAAATCGATTGCTAATATTGTGGGTGCTTTGATTTCTTATGCGATCATCGTTATCTTATTCATGTATCGTTTAGGCGATATCTGGCCTTTCTTTATAATTATGCCAGTTTTGATTTTTGTTTTTTACAGTATTCATGCTCATTACCAAAACGTAGCCGAACAATTACGTTTAGAAGAAACGGTGAAGCAACAGGCGTTTCATGGCAATACAGTGATTGTTTTAGTAGGTAATGCGACCCAAGCAAATGTGGGGGCAGTGAATTATGCACGTTCAATCGGTGATTATGTGGTTGCGATGCATGTGTCACTAGACGAAAATATCGAAAAAGAAAAGGAAATTGAAGCGGAGTTTAAACAACAATTTCCTGATATTCGTTTTTCTATTGTTCATTCTTCGTATCGTTCTATCACAAATCCAATTCTCCGTTATGTAGATTTGGTAAGTAAAAATTCAGCGAAACGGAATTATACGACGACAGTTTTGATTCCCCAATTCGTTCCGAATCGACGTTGGCAAAATATTTTGCATAATCAGACGAGTTTACGGTTACGTTTAAAATTATCTTGGCGGGAAAATATTGTTGTGGCTACGTATAGTTATCATTTGAAGAAGTAATAATAAAAGCAGATAAGAATCTGAAGAGATTCTTATCTGCTTTTTTTTTGAAAGAACGGGTTTATTCCGCTTTTCTATGAATGTTTACTCGCTGGATCTAATCGGCGTTCGATCATGCCTAATACCCAGTCTGTAATGATTGCCATTAAAGCCGTAGGTAAGGCTCCAACAAGGATGATTGCTGTACCGTCAGTTGCATTGGTTCCGCGAATAATGATGTCACCAAGACCACCGGCGCCTACAAACGCTCCAATTGCTGTGATTCCAATTGCCACAACTAAAGCATTACGAATACCAGCCATGATCACGGAAACAGAGAGTGGCAATTCTACCATATAAAGTCGCTGCCATTTTGTCATGCCCATTCCTTTACCAACATCTAAAATATTTCGATCGACTTGGATCATTCCAGTGTAGGTATTCTTGATGATCGGTAATAGAGAATAGAGGAAGACGGTGACAATAACAGTATTTACCCCAAGTCCAAGACCGAGCATCAAAATTGAAAGCATAGCAAGGGAAGGAACTGTTTGGATCAAGTTAGCGATACTTACGACCCAGCCAGCCATTTTTCTTCTGCGAGCAATGAAAATGCCAATCGGTATTCCAACAATTGCGGCAAATAATACACCGTAGATAGAAATTAGAAAATGTCTGACAAATTGACTCAAGACATAGCTACCGTTTTGTTCAAAGTAATAGATAAACTGCTGCAGTAAATTCATATCTTGTAGGTTCTGCATTATTTTCCACCTCCTTCAGACTCGAAGAAATGGTGTTCTTTTAAGAAATTATCAGCAACAGTTTCAGGTTCCATCAAATCATTATCTGCTTGATAATTTAGTTTTTGCATCGTTTCTGTTGAAATTTGTCCAGATAACTTAGCTAGAACGTCATTTAATTCAGGATGTTTTTTTAAGATTTCATCTGTTGCAACAGCACAAGCATCATAAGGCGGGAAGAAATGGAGATCATCTTCTAAAATAACCAAATCATAACTTCCGATTCGGCCATCTGTTGAATAACCTAAAACGACATCCATCTTATTTGCCGCAACAGCATCATAAACTAAACCAATCTGCATCGGGAAAACGCGTTTGAAATCAAAACCATATGTTTCAGTAAAGCCTTTATAACCATCACCTTTACGGTCGATCCAAGAAGTATCCACACCTGCGGTCAATTGATCACCAACTTTTTTTAGGTCGCTGATGGTTTTTAAATTATACTTTTTAGCGGTTTCTTGTGTGACCATAAATGCGTAGGTATTAGCGAATCCATAAGAATTAAACCATTTTTGCTGAAATCTTTTTTGAAACTCTGATTGTACAACTTCAAAGGCTTTTTTAGGATCTTTGATGGGTTCTAAGTTTAATGTAGTGGTTAAATCAGTCCCTGTATAACGGGCAGCTGAAATTTGTGCGTCGCCATTCATCATAGCTTGATGATTGATCGTAGTTGTTGCCAAATTATTGATGATCGTTGTTTTTTCATCCGTGTAATGTTCAATCATGCCAGCGACTAAACTTGCTAGTATTTGTGCTTCTGATGTGATTCCACCAGTAATGGAAATTGTTGAGTCATCAGAGTTAGAAGCAAGTCCTGGTAAAGAACAACCGGATAATAATAAAGCGCTACAAAAAGTTATGAGTAATAATTTAAATTTTCGTTTCATCATTCTGCCTCCTTCAATGCTTTAGGAGTAAGTTTCTTTTCTAACAGACCGAGTAACAAGTCTGCTGCTAAAGCTAAAATAGTAACAGGAATGGTTCCAGCAAAAATCAAATCAGGTTGATAATTATTTAATCCACTGAAAATAAAGTCTCCAAGGCCACCAGCACCAATGTAAGAAGCAAGTGTTGCCCAAGCGATTACATAAACTGCAGCTAGACGAATCCCAGCCATGATGGTCGGCATTGCTATCGGCAATTCGACCATGAAAATCGACTGAACATTTGTCATGCCCATCCCTTTAGCAGCATCTTTATAATCAGAACTGACTTCTTTGATCCCAATATACGTATTTCTTAAGATAGGGAGTAAAGAGTAAATAAACAAAGCAATGATTGCTGGAATTTTACCAACACCAAAAATCGGAATCATAAGTGCAAGTAATGCCAATGAAGGAACGGTCTGTAAAGCACTTGTTAAGCCGATGACGATGGCTGCAGTCCTTTTGGTTCTAGTTAATAAAATCCCAATCGGTACTGCAAATAAAATCCCTAAAAGGAGTGCTACACCTGAAATGAAAATATGTTCACCAATTTTAGTAACAAGTTCATTTCCTCTTTCTAAAAGAAATTGATTCATTTTTTACACCTCCGCTTGAGGTTGTTTGACATCAGTTGATTCTGTTTCACTTAAAGCGGGAGTCCCATCTTCTGTTTCTTCTTCACCCCAGATGACATCATAAACGATATCTACGAGAGAAGCTCTGGTTAAGATCCCAACTACTTTTTGTTGGTCATCTACAACAGGTACATATTTTAAGCCGCGTTTTAAGATTCGTTGTAAGGTATCGCGTAGTAAAGACGATTTTTTTACAAAGAATACTTTTGGATTCATGATATCACTCACGCTAGTAGCAGTATTTCTACGACGGTCAAGTGTTTCGACATCAATAAAGCCTTTTAATACGCCTGCACCATCCACCACTAAGAGTGTATCAACACGTTTTTCTCTCATTAGCTTGATCGCTTCTGACAATGATTTTTCTGGTGTGATCGTGATGGCATTGTTCAGCATCACTTCACCAACTGTCGTAATATCTGGTTTGGCTTGGATCAGGCGATCTTCACCAATCAATTCTTCGACAAATTCATTGACTGGATGACGTAAAATATTATCTGGTGTATCAAACTGAATAACTTTTCCTTCGCTCATGATTGCGATTCTATTTGATAGTTTTAGTGCTTCATCCATATCATGAGTAACAAAAACAATCGTTTTTCCTAAACGTTCTTGTAAGTCTTTGACTAAATCTTGCAAAGAATCCCTTGTGATTGGATCTAAAGCACCAAACGGTTCATCCATCAAAATGATATCTTGGTTGGCCGCAAGAGCACGAACGACACCAATTCTTTGTTGTTGACCACCGGAAAGTTCATTAGGATAACGATCTAGCATTTCTCTAGGTAGTTCAACTAAATCAATCATTTTTTCTGCAATTTTGTTGCGTTCCTCTAGGTCGACTTTTAATAACTTAGGTACAAGCACGATGTTTTCTCTGATTGTCATATGTGGCATTAAACCGATATTTTGAATGACATAACCGATTTTTCTACGTAACTCTACTGGATTGATTGTTTGAATATCTTCACCATTGATCAAGATTTTTCCTTTTGATGGATCAGTCATTCGATTGATCATCCGCATAGAAGTTGTTTTTCCACTACCACTGGTTCCGATAAAGCAGATAAATTCACCTTTATCAAAAGACAGATTGATGTCATCTACGGCGATTTTACCGCCTTTGTAAATTTTTGAAACATGTTGAAATTCGATCAACTTTCTCACCCCAAATTCTTTTTTCTGTATCTTGTTTCCTAACTGATTTCAGTGTTTCCTAAAAAACGTTTCTACTACTAGTATGCTACAAAACAGAGATTTCGACAAATCAGATGTTTTTTTTCGTTATTTAAGGCCAAAAATAATGAGAAAATCTAATTTTTTAACAACAAATATACTGAAAAAGTTAGTTAAGAATTTTGTGTTGACTATTATTCTATTGACAATAGATGTAAAGCTTAGTATATTGTTGACTATCGACTACTATTTTATGAATAATAGGGAGTGAGAAGGAGAATGAAATAGAAATTTTTGGGTTAGCCTATTTGGTATTTAGTGTAAGTTATTTAGTTTTGTTTTATCTTGTTTCAAAGAAACATGTTGGGTATCGAAAATTTGTATTAACTGGTTTTGCTAGTATTCAATTTATTTAATTGATATGGCGCTTTTTTTCACGATTCCAATGGAAATAGCGCTGAAATCATAGCTAGAAGCTTGTTGTATTAGGTTATTTTATTTTTGAAACCATATAAACGTGCTGAAAATTCATTGAATGAATTAAAAAAATTGCCCACGGTTGATAATTTGAGTGCGACATATGCAGTAGAGGATAAGCAACTAATCAGAGTTAAATTCTATACGATTTTTAAATATATAATCAAAAATCGAAAAAATACAAAAAATCAACAGTTATTGTTATAAAAGGAGCCAATTAGACGTATGAAAAAAAAGAGAATAATTATTATATTAGCTTTTATAGTTGTTGTTTTGACTGGATGCGCAAATAATGCCAATCCGAAAGAGGTTGCTACAGCTTTTATCAACAATGTAATTTATGGTCAAGATAAAGAAGCAGCAGAGAAGTATTTTTATCAATTAGATGCACCAAGTGAAAAGGATTTGATTCAGGATTTTTCTGAACTATTTGACCTTTCAAAGGAACAAGCTAAAGAATTAGCCGCAATTTATCAAGAACGATTGGAGAAGGAAACAAGTTTCTCAATAAAAATGAATGATCGTACAGGAAAAAAACAAGAAGCACAAGTGACGGTTATTGGGTTAGATTCGGCAAAATTTGATCAAATCATTGATCAAAAAACAGATGAAGAATTGGTACTATGGTTAAAAAAGAAAGGTTACGACACGATCAGAACGATAGAGGATATCGATAAAATTTCTGATGAAAATCAATTAAATGGGATTTTAAAAGAATTAGATGCATTAAATGACAAAGACCTTAATCAAATCCAATTTGAAGCATTGAAAAAAACGTTTAAAGAATTGAAAGCTGACAAAGAACCGAAAACGATTCATTTGGAGTTAGAACCAGATAAGAAAGAAAAGAACTATTGGATCATTGTAGACGAAGAGAAACGTTTTAATGAATTGCTGGATGCTTTCCAAGGATAACTATAGTAAAGAAATATGTTGATTAAGGAGAAGTTAGAATGAAAAAATTTATAGTATTTTGCATAGCTCTTTTGATGATAGGTATCGGGATGACCCAGACAATAAATACCACAACTGCTGCATTTTCTAAAGATGAAGTAGTCAGAGAACGATTTGCTTTAAAAAAAGAGCGTCTAGCTGAAGTTGTTTCAAAAAAAATCGCTCATGTTGAAAACTCAATCAAGAAAAAGCTAAAAGAGCAAGAAGCGCAAAAAGTAAAAAAACAACAAGAAGAGATCGAAAAAAAAGCAGCTGACAAAAAAATAGAAGAAGAAACAGCTGCTAGCCAAATAAGGGAAAAAAGGTGGGACAAGAGTCAGAAACAGAGCAGGAAGTAGCTAAATCACCGATAGAAAATACACAGGTAGCACCTGTACCTGAAAATGTGGAAGCAGCTGATACGGTTTCTGGTGCTTCAACTAATGGGCGAGAAAGAGGTCAGAAAAACAGAGAGTGGAACGAGCAATTGGGCGATCCTAATTTGACACCAGAAGAGCGTCAAGGTATCATTCAAGAGAAAAAGAATTACAACCGCAATAACCACTGATAAAGCACTTTAGAGCATGACTATTTCTAGTAAATCATAGAATGTTGAGTTTTTTTTAGAAAGCTCATTTTTAAGAATCTAGTACGTTAACATAGTCATATTTACTCTTTTCATAGTCAATTTATTTCAGTGGACAGTTAGGGAAACCGCGGGTAATTTGTCCATTAAAACTGTGATAAGGGGATTGAGCGATGAGAGCTTCTAGCCAATTTAAAAAAGGTGCTTTAGAAATGTGTGTGCTTCATTTTATCCAAAAAGAAGATCGATATGGTTATGAATTAACACAACGAGTGAATCAGTTTATACCAATTACTGAAGGGGCGCTTTACCCAGTTTTGCGTCGTTTAGTCAAAGAATCGTATTGTGTCATTTATACGAAAGAATCGCCAGATGGTCCTTCCAGAAAGTATTACCAAATTACCGAAAAAGGAACAGAATATTTGGAAACTTTGGAGCACGATTGGGATGAATTTGTTGAACAAGTGAGTAAACTGAGGGAGGCAGATTAGTGAATACAATGGAAGAATATTTAAACCAACTAAAGGCTGCTTTTGCTGAAGAAGATATGGAAGATTTTGAGGAGTTAAAGGAAGACTTACTAGAGCAATTAGCCATTTGTTTAGAAGAAGGGCAGACAGAAGCAGAGGTAGTGGCAAGACTTGCTCCTCCAGAAGAAATCGCAGCAGACTACTATGCAGATTTAAGTTTAGATGCTGCAATCAATGCCAAAACTTCTGTTGTACCTAGAGAAGAAATTCAAGACGTATTCATTCAAACACAGAAAAAAAGAATGAGAAAATTTTTAAAAACAGTGTTTATGATGTTAAAACCGTTATTGTTTCTAGTGCTTTTAGGATTGTTTGGCTTTTTTCTAGTCTATACAATAAAAGAGCTAAGTGGAGAGCGAAATCTCGCTGGAATTCCAACGATTTTGTGTTTATTATTGTCCGCCCTCATTTTACAATTGATAAAAGGCGGGATCGTAAAAAAACGAAAATTAATCAACGGATTGACAATTGGTTTATTGGCATTTGGAACGATGATGCTACTGTTTTTTTCAGCTACAGGACAATTGATGTATACCGGCAGACAATATTATAAAGAGATCAGTTTGACTTCTAGTAATCATGCCGCATTTAGTTTTGATTCAGATGCTGATGTTGAGATTACAACTGTAGAAGTATCTAGTACTGAAAAACCAAGTTTGATGGTCAAAGGTCGTTTTAAAGAAAGTGACATTAAAAAAATTGAAAATGGGTCTCACGATAATAAAATCAATTTATCATTAGATAAAGAAAATATTTTTGATACTTTTACTCGAACAGGACGTTCAGAAGTGATTTTCTTCATTCCAAAAGGAACGATCCTAGATGATTTTCATTTAGGCTTAAGCCGTGGAGATCTGCGCTTATTGGATATTCAAACCAAAAATTTCGATTTAGATTTAATTGCTGGTGATGTCTACGCAAAAAATATTATTGCGGATGAAGGCAACATAGATAGTGAGTCTGGCGATGTAATCATAGAAGAATCTGCCATGAATTTAAAGGTTAATAGCATCTCTGGAAAAACAGTTATCACAGGTATGTTAGGGGACTTAACGATTGAAGGCAACAAAGGACTATCTATTTTAAAATTCTTACGTTCGGATAATGTTGCATTAAACAACTATTCAGGCCGTATGATTTTAGAAGATTCTGAAATAAAGAAACTTAAAGCAACTGCCACAGATGGTCAAGTAATTGTTAAACGAACAAAAGGTGATATTTTGCTAAGCAATGAAAACGGGAAAATCGTTTCAGAAGAAAATCTAGGTACGCTAGAGCTAGAAAATGGTTCTGGGCCAACGATTGCGATTCAAGAAAGTAAGGTAAATGCAAAAGTCTCCAGCCAATCTGGATTTATTAAATGGTTGCAAGACCCTAGTCAATCTGTAAAAGTCACAGCAAGTACAGGGACTGGTGAATTGAGAAATGATTTTTCTGATGTAACAGATAGTGGTAAATATAAAATTGACGTGAAATCTAAGACAGGAGATGTCAAAATCTTAGAAAAAGTTGAGTAAGATCAATCAGATGTAATAGATAGAAAATTACTGATAAATGTTTATCTGCAAGATGTTATGTACTATTGGAAGCTATAATTTAAAAGGGGAGCTGGGCAAAACATTACGCGTTTTGCTTAGCTTCCCTTTACTAATGTAGTACATAGATGTCGAGCAAAAGAAATTCTGCTATCTATCAGCGTAGAAGGATTTTGTCTTTGATTCTATATAGAAAAAGTTTTAAGGTATTTGTTTTGCTTGATAGTAGGGAGATGTGTTTTGAAGAAGTAGAGGTCAATTATAATCAAGGTTCTCTTCTAAAAAAAGAAATATTTTAGAACAAGAAGAAATCACTAGAGACTCTTTTAGAAACTACGAAGATTGCATCAAGACACGAGTGTCCAGCAATTATACCAATAGTTAAGCATCATAAGAACTATTAGCAACATAAAATCAGCGAAACAAAAAATTTTCTGACACTTTGTTGACTATGGAATTGTTTTTCTTTAAAATGAATACTAGACGGAAACGAATATAATAAAAAAGGCACTTCACAGATCAGTTGGCGCTGATCCATGAAGCCCTGAGAAGTCAGAGAAAGCTGACCAATCAAGTTGCCCGTGTCAATGCGTAACATCGACATATTCCATTTTACTCAATTTTGGGAGAAATATCTAGAACTTTCTTTACCAGAAGTTAAGATGGAACATAGGATGTCTATTTGTTGAACATGCAATGGTGTTGGTGTAGTTAACCAACATCATTTTTTTTGTTTGTTTCTGTCTAGAAAGAGCAAAGAAATATAGTACGGACAGCTAGTGATTGAAGCCGACAGTCTAAAGCTTTTCGGTAAATATTATCTTTGTGATTTTGGAATAATCAAAGACAAAAAAAGACTGATAGAATCGTTAAATGGGTAATGTTCTAGTTAGTCAAAAGTAGTCTTTGATATTTCAGGGATATAAACAGAGGGTACTTAATAAAAATAACGTTGATTTATTCTAGGTAAATCAGTTTATTTTTAAGCCCCTGTTTATATCTTTTATTAAAAAGACTAAGTACATAGACGATATGGGCAGTTATTCTTAAAATAGCTGCAGGCCAGTTTTTTGTAATTCCTTGTATGATAAATAAATATACAGACCACTCAGGTTATTTTTCTTTATAAATATTGGTTTCTATTTCGACGCGACCTCTTTCTAGAAATGCTGGTAAGGCAAGACTTTCTCCCAACATATTTAACGGTTCATCAATGGTAAATCCTGGCGTTAAAGTAGCAAATTCAACGCGATTACCACCAGGTTCTCTGATGTACAAACTTTTAAAGTACCCACGATGAACTATTTTTTCAATAGTCCACCCTTGATTTTTAGCTCTCTCGTATAAATTCTCCAGTTCATTTTCATCTTTAACGGAAAACGCAACGTGATCCATGCTTCCTCGACCCATTCGTGTTTTTTCAGTTGTTGCTGTTGAGACAAATTGAATAAAGTCAGTTCCATTTAGCTGAATCCGGTTATTGCTAGTTTCCCAACCCAATAATTGAGAGAAAAAATGAGCAGTTTTTTCAGGTTCGGCAACGTGGAATTCAGTCGACAAAAGACCTAAAATCTGTTTGGTCAAAGGAATAGAATTATCCACTTGTCGTTCTTTTTTTAAAGAAGCTTGTTCTACTTCGACTAAACGAATATTCACATGGTCTTTATCTTTAAAATGAAGTGTATTTTGTTCTTTCGTGAATGAGATGTGTAAGTCGCTTAAACGTTGTTCCCAAAAAAGCAGGCTGCCTTTAGGAATCTTTAAT is a genomic window of Enterococcus haemoperoxidus ATCC BAA-382 containing:
- a CDS encoding DUF4097 family beta strand repeat-containing protein, coding for MEEYLNQLKAAFAEEDMEDFEELKEDLLEQLAICLEEGQTEAEVVARLAPPEEIAADYYADLSLDAAINAKTSVVPREEIQDVFIQTQKKRMRKFLKTVFMMLKPLLFLVLLGLFGFFLVYTIKELSGERNLAGIPTILCLLLSALILQLIKGGIVKKRKLINGLTIGLLAFGTMMLLFFSATGQLMYTGRQYYKEISLTSSNHAAFSFDSDADVEITTVEVSSTEKPSLMVKGRFKESDIKKIENGSHDNKINLSLDKENIFDTFTRTGRSEVIFFIPKGTILDDFHLGLSRGDLRLLDIQTKNFDLDLIAGDVYAKNIIADEGNIDSESGDVIIEESAMNLKVNSISGKTVITGMLGDLTIEGNKGLSILKFLRSDNVALNNYSGRMILEDSEIKKLKATATDGQVIVKRTKGDILLSNENGKIVSEENLGTLELENGSGPTIAIQESKVNAKVSSQSGFIKWLQDPSQSVKVTASTGTGELRNDFSDVTDSGKYKIDVKSKTGDVKILEKVE
- a CDS encoding VOC family protein translates to MFAPIHHVSLLTRFAEDNQFFYTEILGLRLVKKTVNQDNHKMLHYYYGDYAGTPGSVITFFVVPSLAHRYDNRHFLSTIGLKIPKGSLLFWEQRLSDLHISFTKEQNTLHFKDKDHVNIRLVEVEQASLKKERQVDNSIPLTKQILGLLSTEFHVAEPEKTAHFFSQLLGWETSNNRIQLNGTDFIQFVSTATTEKTRMGRGSMDHVAFSVKDENELENLYERAKNQGWTIEKIVHRGYFKSLYIREPGGNRVEFATLTPGFTIDEPLNMLGESLALPAFLERGRVEIETNIYKEK